One segment of Marvinbryantia formatexigens DSM 14469 DNA contains the following:
- a CDS encoding helix-turn-helix domain-containing protein, which produces MEFEELLFRAKADDKQAVEQIIEMYRPLVIKNALVNGVFDEDLYQELMVEVVKCIQYFEKLE; this is translated from the coding sequence ATGGAGTTTGAAGAATTATTATTCCGGGCAAAGGCAGATGATAAGCAGGCGGTGGAACAGATCATAGAAATGTATCGGCCGTTGGTAATTAAAAATGCTTTGGTAAATGGGGTTTTTGATGAGGATTTGTATCAGGAGTTGATGGTGGAAGTAGTGAAGTGCATTCAGTATTTTGAGAAATTGGAATAA
- a CDS encoding sigma-70 family RNA polymerase sigma factor yields the protein MKKKIQIGEMESPMDEMSREAFGFNVEESLELEMRERLLMREAEGVYPQWNEITDKRLQQALFMLREDERKLIYQHVFEEWTFEEMSRVNNLPLYKVKGLYYYAIRKIRKWMGDE from the coding sequence TTGAAAAAGAAGATTCAGATTGGCGAGATGGAGTCTCCGATGGATGAAATGTCCAGAGAGGCATTTGGCTTTAACGTTGAAGAAAGCCTGGAACTGGAAATGAGAGAAAGACTTTTAATGCGAGAAGCAGAAGGTGTTTATCCACAATGGAATGAAATTACAGATAAACGGCTTCAGCAGGCTCTTTTCATGCTTCGGGAGGACGAGAGAAAGCTCATTTACCAGCATGTATTTGAAGAATGGACTTTCGAGGAAATGAGCAGGGTAAACAACCTGCCGCTTTATAAGGTAAAAGGACTTTATTACTATGCAATCCGCAAAATCAGAAAATGGATGGGAGATGAATGA
- a CDS encoding helix-turn-helix transcriptional regulator: protein MMVKKLLGDLVKEERLRRELSQNALAERAHVSLRTVSDIESYNGNPRLETLSLLASYLDISLDSIILKNHSPMDPLTRQIMAELDACSPEEKELALYALRGLLEGLRKQKESSSPT from the coding sequence ATGATGGTCAAGAAACTGCTTGGAGATTTGGTTAAGGAAGAACGCCTGCGCAGAGAACTTTCACAGAATGCGTTAGCGGAACGGGCGCATGTTTCTTTGAGGACTGTCTCGGATATCGAATCCTATAATGGGAACCCGCGTTTGGAAACATTAAGCCTCCTGGCCAGTTACCTGGACATCTCCCTTGATTCCATTATTTTAAAAAATCATTCCCCGATGGATCCTCTTACCCGGCAGATCATGGCAGAGCTGGATGCCTGTTCCCCTGAAGAAAAGGAACTGGCACTTTATGCGCTCCGCGGTCTGCTGGAAGGTTTACGGAAGCAGAAAGAATCCTCTTCCCCCACTTAG
- a CDS encoding ParM/StbA family protein: MIKKLRIAVDHGNRNMKTCNHIFTSGVTMQDKKPARGETYLFYKDVYYTLSEKRIPYQRDKTADFRFFILTLFAVAMELEDNLQVQADDIVQVELPIGLPPKHYAELYEKYETFFRGDGKVFDMEYNGRTYHLCIKEVRAFVQDFAAMMTRITEIGEIPKAVGIDIGGFTTDYLMMRRGAADMEYCDSLENGVITMFNDIISRINSEYDMLLEEADIEGIIKGQTEYYGEQVVRLVEQKVQDFVTDLLNGIRERGIDTKSAYTVFIGGGAVLLRRFLEKSERLGHYMFIEDLRANAKGYDFLYRMYENGK; the protein is encoded by the coding sequence ATGATAAAAAAATTAAGGATCGCGGTAGATCATGGAAACCGGAATATGAAAACCTGTAATCATATCTTTACGTCTGGAGTGACAATGCAGGATAAAAAGCCTGCCCGGGGTGAAACGTATCTTTTTTACAAAGACGTTTATTATACACTCAGCGAAAAGCGTATCCCTTACCAGAGGGATAAGACGGCAGATTTCCGCTTTTTTATTTTAACGCTGTTTGCGGTTGCTATGGAGCTGGAAGACAACCTGCAGGTGCAGGCAGACGATATTGTACAGGTTGAGCTTCCTATCGGCCTGCCGCCTAAACACTATGCAGAGCTTTATGAAAAATATGAAACCTTTTTCCGGGGAGACGGGAAAGTGTTTGATATGGAATATAACGGAAGAACCTACCATCTTTGCATCAAAGAAGTGCGGGCATTTGTCCAGGATTTTGCCGCTATGATGACACGGATTACGGAGATCGGAGAGATTCCCAAAGCGGTTGGCATAGATATCGGCGGGTTTACCACGGACTATCTGATGATGCGCCGGGGAGCTGCAGATATGGAATACTGCGATTCTCTGGAAAATGGAGTGATTACCATGTTTAACGACATTATTTCTCGGATTAACAGTGAATATGACATGCTTCTGGAAGAGGCGGACATTGAGGGCATCATAAAAGGACAGACAGAATACTATGGGGAGCAGGTAGTACGGCTGGTGGAGCAGAAAGTACAGGATTTTGTGACAGACCTTCTGAATGGAATCCGGGAACGAGGAATCGACACGAAATCTGCGTATACGGTTTTTATCGGTGGCGGCGCGGTTTTGCTCAGACGTTTTCTGGAAAAGTCGGAACGGTTAGGGCATTATATGTTTATCGAGGATCTTAGAGCAAATGCGAAGGGATATGATTTTCTGTATCGGATGTATGAGAATGGGAAGTGA
- the srtB gene encoding class B sortase: MFLFAAGNLISIYLDYKKGADTYDELQKYVQEKDVAEVQEPERKPETEAEMEETEGDWLQIDFAGLQAQNPDTAGWIVIPALEVSYPVVQEEDNDYYLHHMFDGQEHKNGSIFIDCHNQPGFTDQNTIIYGHNMKDGSMFGTLDRYQEERMYQEYPCFYIYVPGYVLVYRIFSCYIGRSRESAYTYYFPEKEDFKEFLRKIQSYGAYETGVEAKETDKIVTLSTCVNTDLNYRYLVHGKLEEKIVMKEALENG; the protein is encoded by the coding sequence ATGTTTTTATTTGCGGCAGGAAATCTGATCAGTATTTATCTGGATTATAAGAAAGGGGCAGATACCTATGATGAACTGCAGAAATACGTGCAGGAGAAGGATGTGGCAGAAGTGCAGGAACCGGAACGGAAACCAGAGACGGAAGCAGAAATGGAAGAAACAGAAGGAGACTGGCTTCAGATTGATTTTGCCGGACTTCAGGCACAGAATCCGGATACGGCGGGATGGATTGTCATTCCTGCCCTGGAAGTGAGTTATCCGGTGGTACAGGAAGAAGATAATGATTATTACCTGCACCACATGTTTGACGGGCAGGAGCATAAGAACGGCAGTATTTTTATTGACTGCCATAACCAGCCAGGCTTTACAGACCAAAATACGATCATTTACGGACATAATATGAAAGACGGCAGCATGTTCGGAACCCTGGATCGCTATCAAGAGGAAAGAATGTACCAGGAATATCCCTGCTTTTATATTTATGTTCCGGGGTATGTGCTGGTTTACCGGATTTTTTCCTGTTATATAGGAAGGTCAAGAGAATCTGCTTATACCTATTACTTTCCGGAAAAAGAGGATTTTAAAGAATTTCTCAGAAAAATACAGTCCTATGGGGCTTATGAAACCGGAGTGGAGGCGAAGGAAACGGATAAGATCGTGACGTTATCTACCTGTGTAAATACAGACTTAAACTACCGGTATTTGGTACATGGAAAACTGGAAGAAAAAATTGTAATGAAGGAGGCGTTAGAAAATGGTTGA
- a CDS encoding CHC2 zinc finger domain-containing protein, whose product MYDMSGFDYDIRDVVRVLNLRIRRKNSYSYDVDCPFCNFETGKMNINIQKDVFRCNYCNEQGGMLDLYAKLYHLTKSEANRQIREALNLGQYRDDYKVPEKKKELPEMENSERASDEVLDHTYAEMLSMLPLSQKHREDLLGRGLTREQIEEQRYRSVPAFGMKEMTRWLLEKECTVQGVPGFYLDSDGNWTVNLNARKSGILIPILSMEGKIQGFQIRLDQVTDSRKYIWLSSTNYPYGTSSGSPVHVIGNLDDEEVYVTEGALKGTIAHYLSGNTFLCAPGVNQHRGIAPVLEALLKRNLRFVREAYDMDKKMRINCDHHSSHCAQCTLTGQPEYCPFRLRKREIIQNGCSRLYEICREFSLPVKRILWDLDADGEWKGEVKGIDDYYYAMKKGQETI is encoded by the coding sequence ATGTATGATATGTCAGGGTTTGATTATGATATCCGTGATGTTGTCCGGGTACTGAATCTGCGTATACGACGTAAAAATTCATATTCGTATGATGTAGACTGCCCGTTTTGTAATTTTGAGACAGGGAAGATGAACATCAACATCCAGAAAGATGTGTTCCGTTGCAATTATTGCAATGAACAGGGCGGTATGCTGGATCTTTATGCGAAGCTGTACCATCTGACAAAATCAGAAGCAAACCGGCAGATTCGGGAGGCTCTGAATCTTGGGCAGTACCGGGATGATTATAAGGTACCAGAGAAAAAGAAAGAGCTGCCTGAGATGGAGAACAGCGAACGTGCGTCAGATGAGGTGCTGGATCATACTTATGCGGAGATGCTGTCCATGCTTCCATTGTCGCAAAAACACAGGGAGGATCTTTTAGGAAGAGGACTTACCCGGGAGCAGATTGAAGAGCAGAGATACCGCAGTGTTCCTGCATTTGGAATGAAGGAAATGACAAGGTGGCTTCTGGAAAAAGAATGCACCGTGCAGGGAGTCCCCGGATTTTATCTGGATTCCGATGGAAACTGGACGGTAAACTTAAATGCCCGGAAATCCGGAATCCTGATCCCGATTCTCTCTATGGAGGGGAAGATACAAGGATTCCAGATCCGGCTGGACCAGGTGACGGATTCCAGGAAATATATCTGGTTATCCAGCACCAATTACCCTTATGGAACATCATCCGGCAGTCCGGTACATGTGATTGGAAATCTGGATGATGAGGAGGTATATGTGACGGAAGGGGCTTTAAAAGGAACGATTGCCCATTATCTGTCTGGAAATACCTTCCTTTGCGCTCCAGGAGTGAATCAGCACAGGGGGATTGCTCCTGTACTGGAAGCACTTTTAAAAAGGAATCTGCGTTTTGTCAGGGAGGCTTATGACATGGATAAAAAGATGCGGATCAACTGTGACCACCATTCCAGCCATTGCGCGCAGTGTACGCTTACCGGACAGCCGGAATACTGTCCATTCCGCTTGAGAAAACGGGAGATTATTCAGAACGGGTGCAGCCGCCTCTATGAGATCTGCAGGGAGTTTTCCCTTCCTGTGAAAAGGATCCTCTGGGATCTGGATGCGGACGGCGAATGGAAAGGAGAGGTAAAAGGAATTGATGACTATTACTATGCAATGAAAAAAGGGCAGGAAACTATATGA
- a CDS encoding ATP-dependent RecD-like DNA helicase: MSKRYRSEENGYTVAVYCTEDSSVPLPARDKRLMSSGLIGFTAVGYSLPLTDEIELEMEGEWEDSGYGLQFKVESFMEIVPRTREGIIGYLSSGAIKGVKAKTAEAIYREFGLDTLEVMEKTPEKLLRIRGISERKLKDIEKSFSQNKTFRELMTFLAPFHVTPKKVNMILQTFKEDSINIIRQRPFMLCAVKGFGFLTVDEIGKQLCRTLNDPIRISGGISYLLHESMKEGHLYMPRQMLVEKALQLLNKDLAYLAVTEQDISSVMYRLIMQKSIVMDGERVYIFQQYEEENLTASMVAGKLFSNILPMEVEKELEAAQADLSISLSERQKQAVRMVFQNPVSIITGGPGTGKTTVLKVILYIYGMKCGKQVQMMAPTGRAARRMSESTGNPDSSTMHMALGLIGGTDYTPDFSYLNVEFLNVDETSMVDMHLAYEFFRRVKADTRVLLLGDVDQLPSVGAGDVFRQLIGCGMIPVTVLDLVYRQGAMSTIPVNARRIQENRTDLIEGEDFVIVPCKGAEAAADIVRQIYLDEAVKNGLENVQILTPYRVKTAAGVQELNRTLEDMVNPPISGRKELNLGNEVFRPGDKVLQNKNTELVSNGDMGFIQDFSQDEEGNVKVKILFSENRIAEYGTEQMDMVEHANAITVHKSQGSECPVVIIPWVRAFYTMMKRNILYTAVTRAKTKVYLVGEKAAISQAIRTDDSGKRRTMLGERIRLYYVQHQNKNKPENEQLKLAV, encoded by the coding sequence ATGAGTAAGAGGTACCGGAGTGAGGAAAACGGCTATACTGTAGCAGTTTACTGTACAGAAGATTCGTCCGTTCCGCTTCCGGCAAGAGATAAACGCCTGATGTCCAGCGGTCTTATCGGCTTTACGGCGGTGGGATACAGCCTGCCGCTCACAGACGAGATAGAGCTGGAAATGGAAGGCGAATGGGAAGATTCCGGATATGGATTGCAGTTCAAGGTGGAATCCTTTATGGAGATCGTGCCGCGGACACGGGAAGGGATTATCGGGTACTTATCTTCCGGCGCAATCAAGGGTGTGAAAGCGAAAACAGCTGAGGCAATTTATCGGGAGTTTGGGTTGGACACCTTAGAGGTTATGGAAAAGACCCCGGAGAAGCTTTTGAGGATCCGGGGAATCTCGGAGCGGAAGCTGAAGGATATAGAAAAATCCTTTTCGCAGAATAAAACATTCCGGGAGCTGATGACCTTCCTGGCACCTTTCCATGTGACCCCAAAAAAAGTGAACATGATCCTCCAGACGTTTAAGGAGGATTCTATCAATATCATCCGGCAGAGACCCTTTATGCTGTGCGCAGTAAAAGGGTTTGGATTCCTTACTGTGGATGAAATCGGGAAACAGCTCTGCCGTACCCTGAATGACCCCATACGGATTTCCGGCGGCATCAGTTACCTTCTCCATGAATCCATGAAGGAAGGACACCTTTACATGCCAAGGCAGATGCTGGTGGAGAAAGCGCTGCAGCTTCTGAATAAGGATCTGGCTTATCTGGCAGTGACAGAACAGGATATCAGCAGTGTTATGTACCGTCTCATTATGCAGAAAAGCATTGTCATGGACGGAGAACGCGTTTATATTTTCCAGCAGTATGAGGAAGAAAACCTGACGGCATCTATGGTAGCTGGCAAGCTGTTTTCCAATATTCTGCCGATGGAGGTGGAAAAGGAACTGGAGGCAGCCCAGGCGGATCTGTCGATCAGCCTGTCGGAACGCCAGAAACAGGCGGTGCGCATGGTATTTCAGAATCCGGTAAGCATCATTACAGGAGGTCCGGGAACCGGGAAAACGACGGTTCTGAAGGTCATTCTATATATCTATGGAATGAAATGCGGGAAGCAGGTGCAGATGATGGCGCCTACCGGACGTGCTGCCAGAAGGATGTCAGAAAGTACGGGAAATCCGGATTCTTCCACCATGCACATGGCGCTTGGTCTGATAGGCGGAACGGATTATACACCGGATTTTTCGTACCTGAACGTGGAATTTCTTAACGTAGATGAAACTTCTATGGTAGATATGCACTTGGCTTATGAATTTTTCCGCCGGGTAAAAGCGGATACGAGAGTTCTTTTATTGGGGGATGTGGACCAGCTTCCTTCCGTGGGAGCCGGTGATGTGTTCCGGCAGTTGATCGGGTGCGGGATGATACCGGTAACGGTACTCGACCTGGTTTACCGTCAGGGAGCCATGAGCACAATTCCGGTTAATGCAAGGCGGATCCAGGAAAACAGGACGGATCTCATAGAAGGGGAGGATTTTGTGATCGTCCCCTGTAAGGGAGCGGAAGCTGCGGCGGATATCGTCAGGCAGATTTATCTGGATGAAGCGGTAAAAAACGGGCTGGAGAACGTCCAGATCCTTACGCCGTACCGGGTAAAGACTGCGGCAGGCGTACAGGAATTAAACCGTACCCTTGAGGACATGGTAAACCCGCCCATCAGCGGCAGGAAAGAACTGAACCTTGGAAATGAGGTGTTCCGCCCGGGGGATAAAGTCCTGCAGAATAAAAATACGGAACTGGTAAGCAATGGCGATATGGGATTTATCCAGGATTTCAGTCAGGATGAGGAAGGAAATGTCAAGGTAAAAATCTTGTTTTCAGAAAACCGCATAGCAGAGTATGGGACGGAGCAGATGGATATGGTAGAGCATGCGAACGCGATTACCGTCCACAAGTCCCAGGGGTCGGAATGCCCCGTGGTCATCATCCCGTGGGTAAGGGCTTTTTATACTATGATGAAACGGAATATCCTTTATACCGCAGTTACCAGGGCAAAAACGAAGGTGTATCTGGTAGGGGAAAAAGCTGCGATCAGCCAGGCAATCCGTACCGATGACAGCGGGAAACGCAGGACTATGCTGGGAGAACGGATCAGGCTGTATTATGTGCAGCATCAGAACAAAAATAAACCGGAAAATGAGCAGTTAAAGCTGGCAGTCTGA
- a CDS encoding YqaJ viral recombinase family protein, whose product MNQTEMKNYEPEVMVDTEGLSREDWLAYRRLGIGGSDVAAIMGISPFATIRDLYNDKVGILPLIEEEESNWVAKEVGNRLEDLVAEIFSRKTGLRVFPVRKMFRHPLYPFMLADVDFFIVFPDGTFGILECKTCNYNARGKWEDDSVPANYVLQVRHYLAVMNMDCAYIACLYGNNEDEFFIRRIERDRMEEEDIIEQESYFWKEYVEKRIEPPYSGKPDLILASIRRYGGYADKSLPEIEVSGMETKSLEQYLSLAEEKAQLEKRRKEIDAKQRELSVPFVEKMGAGCKAVFLDGDSRYRITYNPTRRTQIGKDQMEKLKIQHPDIYEEYAKTTESRTFRIKKEAA is encoded by the coding sequence ATGAACCAGACAGAAATGAAAAACTATGAACCGGAGGTTATGGTAGATACGGAAGGGCTTTCCAGGGAGGACTGGCTTGCATACCGCAGGCTGGGAATCGGGGGGAGCGATGTGGCGGCTATCATGGGGATATCTCCCTTTGCCACGATCCGAGACCTCTATAATGATAAAGTCGGCATCCTGCCGCTTATAGAGGAAGAAGAAAGCAACTGGGTGGCGAAAGAAGTCGGGAACCGGTTGGAGGATCTGGTTGCCGAGATTTTCTCTCGGAAAACAGGACTCCGTGTATTTCCGGTCCGGAAGATGTTCCGGCACCCCCTGTATCCGTTCATGCTGGCGGATGTGGATTTTTTCATTGTATTCCCGGACGGTACTTTTGGTATCCTGGAATGCAAGACCTGCAATTATAATGCAAGGGGAAAATGGGAGGATGATTCCGTCCCTGCAAATTATGTCCTTCAGGTAAGGCATTACCTGGCGGTTATGAACATGGACTGCGCTTATATCGCCTGCCTGTATGGAAACAATGAAGACGAGTTTTTCATAAGGCGCATAGAGCGGGACCGCATGGAAGAGGAGGATATCATCGAACAGGAGTCCTATTTCTGGAAGGAGTATGTGGAGAAACGGATAGAGCCGCCCTACAGCGGAAAACCGGACCTCATCCTTGCGAGCATCCGAAGATACGGAGGTTATGCGGATAAAAGCCTTCCAGAGATTGAAGTATCCGGTATGGAAACGAAGAGCTTGGAGCAGTATCTTTCCCTTGCGGAAGAAAAGGCGCAGCTTGAGAAGCGAAGGAAGGAGATTGACGCAAAACAGAGGGAGCTTAGTGTCCCGTTTGTGGAAAAGATGGGTGCAGGCTGCAAGGCAGTCTTTCTGGATGGCGACAGCCGGTACCGGATTACTTATAACCCAACCCGGCGTACCCAGATCGGAAAAGACCAGATGGAAAAGCTGAAGATCCAGCACCCGGATATTTATGAGGAATATGCGAAAACAACCGAGAGCCGCACATTCCGGATCAAGAAGGAGGCGGCGTGA
- a CDS encoding helix-turn-helix transcriptional regulator — protein MDERFIADRITELRLRKNISEYQLSLDLGKNKSYIQNISSGRSLPSMTQFYEICRYFDITPQEFFDEGLHNLPLYQKANDLLKQLDDDDMMAVIAILKRLTAKK, from the coding sequence ATGGATGAACGATTCATAGCAGACCGCATCACGGAGCTGCGTCTTAGAAAAAATATATCCGAATACCAGTTAAGCCTTGATTTGGGCAAGAATAAGAGCTATATCCAGAATATCAGTTCTGGACGCTCCCTACCCTCTATGACCCAGTTTTATGAGATCTGTCGCTATTTTGACATTACCCCGCAGGAATTTTTTGATGAAGGGTTGCACAACCTTCCCCTCTACCAGAAAGCAAACGACCTGCTGAAGCAATTGGATGATGACGATATGATGGCTGTCATCGCTATCTTAAAGAGGCTTACCGCTAAAAAATAA